In the Limanda limanda chromosome 15, fLimLim1.1, whole genome shotgun sequence genome, TTTCTCTTTGGTTTTAGGCTATGACTGTTTTGTAAGATACTACtaccttttatttatattttatgacaTAAACATTGATCTATCAGTAAATGTCCTAtagtataatgtataatttaatcTATTATAACCAATGTAATCTGTCAGTTTTGGGACCAAAGGGACTTGATCAAAGTACCTTTGATGTCGGGCAGCGCCTCTGGGGGCGCTATCACGAGAAGCTCCTTTAGACCCGAGCGAGAGTTGTGGCTTCATCGCGACAAACCCAGGCGAGTTTCcggctgtgtttttgtgtttgaggACCAGGGGCCCGACGGACAGCGGACTGTTGTGAAGCCTTCAGATAAATAACCGAGGAGGAGAATTGAATGTTCGTAGTTTTCACAGAGAAGAAGGACTAACGCAGAGGTGAGGACACACGGAGACACGTTGTTCGAGCCGCAGCTAGCACAAGCTAACGCAGAGCTAGCAGCCGCAGCACGTCACAGTGGCGTCGAGGATACAGGGCCCAGGGATGATGCTAGCGTGCTAAAGCTATCGTTGTTGTTAAAACATCCCGTAACACCTCTACTGCTCACTTCGGTTATCTTACGTCTCACTTATCACCCGTTTAATACAGAATACAGATATTTGTGGTTAGCCTCAAGGTAAAGTGGACCAGCTCACGGTGTTGAATCGTTTTGCTTAGCAGTCATGTGCTAACACGGCTAGCTGACGGCTAACTGTTGTTTTGTCCTCCCGCAGATGTCGGACGATCTGGCGAAACAGTTGAGCAGCTACAAAGCTCAGCTGCAGCAAGTGGAAGTGGCTTTATCCACCGATCAGGAGAATGAGGATCTGCTCAAGCTCCAGAAAGACTTAcaggtttgtgtctttgtgaatctaacacacacacatcagtagtAGATTGTGCTTTATAATCAGAGAATCGTTAAAGTGTTGTGACCAGCTCTTTATTTTATAAGCAATTTAATACCTTATAGTGATTAGAATTATTAAATATGTGTTGCTATTTAAAGATTTCtgatatataattaaataatgtgCTCAAAGGTACATGTCAGTTGATGGAGTAATACAAAATTAACAAGACAAAAatattcctttgatctttgaccactgtcactgcaggagtggagttgtttgattacggctcagcatcaaaggattcatggtccatgtatacagaacatcgtgttttaatggcgtgtaatcaaactttgacgccacgccacagtCACACCATGTGACGAAAACGCGATCTATTAATAACTTTGTATCTcaatcttgttgtgatgacacccatctcaatttgaagttgatctgatgtaagccctggtacaagtacctcaaagtaaaaatgtggaatatggccaaaatggccactaaatgcaaaatagcaggcttcctgttgcttttttccaattgcacccaagacttttttgtttgtctggtcatgatacacctgtgtatcaatttttgtgaagatcggtcaatgtcaacacgttccgggggtctcgggggcaccgttgagccattttgcgacgcccattaaaaattcctccagaatacgtacattttcaccactttctaactttctgcaaattttgcaaagaatttgagcatgtaaAAGCCCTCacaaagccaattaatttgcctgaataataatcctttcaatttcaatagggcctcacgtctgtcagtgctcggggcCTAATTAATTAATCTGGTTGACTATGGTACTCAAATCCTTTGTTTTCATAGATTGCACAGATTACATATGATGAAAAATGTTCTGAAATTTAAAGAGTGAAGCTCTTTAGTATCCTTCAAATGCCTTCTTGATTTTTGATTCTTTTCTCAGGGAAAGAATTGTCCATGTTCTCCATGTACATCTGACAATGTTTTGATTGTTCCTGCTTTTACAGGAAGTCATCGATTTGACCAGCGACCTCCTGACCGCTCAGCCCAGTGATGGAGCCTCCACCACCAACGGCTCCGACGCTGTCCCCGTGAAGCACAGCTGGAAAGTGGGAAACAGGTGTATGGCCCAGTGGAGTCAGGATGGACAGTGAGTATCACCAGCCTATTCTTGTGACAATATTAACATGCAACTGCATGCCTTTTATGGCACAGAATTAGGagcacacattttatttaggCTATTATTATAAGGTTCATGCTTCACATTAATTGATTAAGCTGCCaaatgaatgtgtgcatgtagtTCTAGTGAGATAACCCAAGTGCAAACCATATacaattttcctttttcaaagcTTGCTATAAAAACCTATATGAAATCAATTAACCTAGCAGAGCCAAGCCTTGAGTAGATCTTTTTTTGGGCTCTCAATGTTGTGGGAATGACAACTGCGATTATCTAGAAGGTGTTGAGATGGTTTCACCATGTAAACGTTTGCCGTAGCTTTAGCTTACTTTGCTTACAGGATGCACAGGTaatattttattgaaataatgtttgtttAGCTTTGAGTGCACAATGTCTGAAACTGTTACAGTAAAAATGAAAACTGTACTTCAATTTCATGAATGAGTTACCTTACATAGAAAAATAATTTACTTTGAGGGAAATACCTACTCATATTCTTGTCACACGTGTCTCATaatgatttattaattattgCATTGTAGTTTTTCACTTTGTATATTAAGTAGAGCTTGAGTCGTTGGCTCATACTCACCTTCTTACAGACGTGATTCTTTGGCAGGGTGTATGAGGCTGAGATTGAGGAGATAGACCGAGAGAACGGCACTGCAGCTGTCACCTTCTCTGGATACGGGAACGCCGAAGTGATCCCTCTGCAGAACCTCAAACCATCAGAGGAGGGGAAACGCTCGGATGAGGACGGGAACATGAAGCCCAAATCAAGGTACGAACAAGAAACACTTCACTCATCCAATAGGCATACACACAAGTCTGCTTAAGTCATTCTTATTAACACTTTAATGAAAATATATGAGCGGTCTTTAACTCTGTTTGCCTAATTAGAGACATAATTGGTAGTAATGTGTAGTGTGGTTGGTTTCCCACTCATGGGAAATTGAGCTCTCCTAATTGCTGTTGTACTCCAGATTTTTAATTAGTTAACCTTTTCATGTCATGTAGGTCTTGATCTTTACTAAAATGTATGACTGAAATTCTAAGAAATAATCACCAGTGACTGGAGTTAATCAATAAACGCTCTGCTGTGCCACCCTCATTACATGGGTGAATGTAATGGAACTAGCCGTCACTTCAAGATGGATGCACAGTGGACTTCGTGGACCTGATTTAGGTTTTTGGCcctgtctctgttttttttcaggaaaGAACAAATAGCAGACCAGAGAGaatataagaagaagaaagcccAGAAGAAGGTTCTGAGGATGAAGGAGttggagcaggagagggaggagcagaagTCAAAGTGGCAAACGTTCAACAACAAAGCCTACAATAAGAACAAGAAGGGACAGGTAcgtttgctctctctctctctctctctatatatatatatatatatatgtaaccTGTAGAATTCTTGTTTCCTGCTTAATATAATGCTCTGCAACAGTGGTTCAGTAGTAAATCCCTAGAATTggatcacatttaaaataaccaGACAACCAATATAGAACATTGTAAAGAGACAATTGGCAAAACAAGATATCCATCAAGTCAAGATGCCCCTCCTCAACAAGTTGGTGTCGAGGAGGGACAAGGGCTGTTTATTTAGGTGTTGAGTTCAGAAGGGGTTGTGGAGACATGTTAGTAGCGACACAAGTGTTCATCAAAATGCATTTTGGGTAATCTAATCTGTGCTGGTTATGTGTATTGGCCTTGTCACAACTACTTTGTTTACAGACACCTTAGTAAGCTGGTTTGATCATATTCCTGATATGGTGTTTCCATGGAAAATTAAGAAATCTGATTATTCAAACCGCTGTTACATGATGAATACAAGTATCCCTGTTACTAATAACTGAGGGCTGTTAGAGCAGGAGTCCCTAGAGTTTAACGTTACCATGGTTACCACAACACAGCCTGTCTGCAATTTTGATTGCTGTACAGTGGCAATTGAAAATGTGGCTGCTTGTACTGGTCTGAACTCCTTTTAATACCAACATCGCAGTGTGGATTCTGGCTGATCCACATTATAGCCAGCCATGGGAGATGAGAGCAACAGCAACTATTAAACTTATCGTCCACTTTGGCCGGTGTCAAGCTGTCACTGCAACGGCACAGAACCAGGGCGCAGTTGATGGAGAGGCAAAACCTATGGAGTATGAATAGGGCATCGTTTTAATAGCTGTGTCACATTGAAGCCACGCCCGCACATGTAGTCAGCAGAGGTCAGAAACCAGGATGAGATGGCTACATACAGAGTTCTCTGCTTTCTCAAAACTGGGATACAGGCTTATCTAAGATGCTGAAATCAGGATATGATGTTAACG is a window encoding:
- the smndc1 gene encoding survival of motor neuron-related-splicing factor 30; this encodes MSDDLAKQLSSYKAQLQQVEVALSTDQENEDLLKLQKDLQEVIDLTSDLLTAQPSDGASTTNGSDAVPVKHSWKVGNRCMAQWSQDGQVYEAEIEEIDRENGTAAVTFSGYGNAEVIPLQNLKPSEEGKRSDEDGNMKPKSRKEQIADQREYKKKKAQKKVLRMKELEQEREEQKSKWQTFNNKAYNKNKKGQVKRSIFASPESVNGKVGVGTCGIADKPMTQYNDTSKYNVRHLMPQ